A genomic stretch from Cellulomonas sp. KRMCY2 includes:
- a CDS encoding DUF2304 domain-containing protein: MTVYVTALVVCALLVVALLFLLRTRRIREKYAALWILLTVAVVLLGAFPQLAFWLSDLVGVQTPANLVFALAIVILLSVSIQLSAEVSNLEEETRTLAEEIALLRLDLRLLAEAHEPHPHEPHPHQLHPHEPPAHRQPAHLPPAQPGEATAGEDA, from the coding sequence ATGACCGTCTACGTGACAGCGCTCGTGGTCTGCGCCCTGCTGGTCGTGGCCCTGCTCTTCCTGCTGCGCACCCGCCGGATCCGGGAGAAGTACGCCGCGCTGTGGATCCTGCTCACGGTCGCCGTCGTCCTGCTCGGGGCCTTCCCGCAGCTGGCGTTCTGGCTGTCCGACCTCGTCGGCGTGCAGACCCCGGCCAACCTCGTGTTCGCCCTGGCCATCGTCATCCTGCTGTCGGTCTCCATCCAGCTCAGCGCCGAGGTGTCCAACCTCGAGGAGGAGACCCGCACGCTCGCCGAGGAGATCGCCCTCCTGCGGCTCGACCTCCGCCTGCTCGCCGAGGCGCACGAGCCGCACCCCCACGAGCCGCACCCCCACCAGCTGCATCCTCACGAGCCACCTGCCCACCGGCAGCCCGCCCACCTGCCGCCCGCACAGCCGGGTGAGGCCACCGCCGGCGAGGACGCATGA